A portion of the Pedobacter cryoconitis genome contains these proteins:
- a CDS encoding DUF4304 domain-containing protein — MDKYKILLSEISNAIKDLGFKKKGSNFYYNSDGNIGVINLQKSKDSSSEITLFTINIGVYSNSLKIFDQPGIKSKPLVADCHWRQRIGFLLPEQKDYWWHINDNISLDYLITEVTNVLISIAIPEIKNILLIKIWKKIG; from the coding sequence ATGGATAAGTATAAAATATTATTATCAGAAATCAGTAATGCTATTAAAGATTTGGGGTTCAAAAAGAAAGGCAGTAATTTTTACTACAATAGTGATGGAAATATAGGAGTAATAAACCTTCAGAAAAGTAAAGATAGCTCTTCTGAAATCACATTGTTTACCATAAATATTGGTGTTTATTCCAATTCTTTAAAAATATTCGATCAACCAGGGATAAAGTCGAAACCCTTGGTAGCCGATTGTCATTGGCGCCAGCGAATAGGTTTCTTGTTACCTGAACAGAAAGATTATTGGTGGCATATTAACGATAATATTTCTTTAGATTATTTAATAACCGAAGTGACTAATGTATTAATATCTATAGCTATACCAGAGATAAAAAACATATTACTGATAAAAATTTGGAAGAAAATTGGATGA
- a CDS encoding DUF5362 family protein — protein sequence MDNFEEITPELQEDAEVDALWITEDIRSYIYQAAKWTRFLSIVGFVFAAMFVMSAFSVGAIYSTLSSAMPGNPLLKLGPTVLTVFYLLIGLLQFYPSFLLYKFSTSANKAVLFADQPSLGEAISKLKSFFKFWGVLTIALIAMYILMIIMVVAFAGQAPA from the coding sequence ATGGACAACTTTGAGGAAATAACACCAGAATTGCAGGAGGATGCGGAGGTAGATGCATTATGGATTACGGAGGATATACGCAGTTATATCTATCAGGCTGCGAAATGGACGAGATTTCTATCAATTGTAGGCTTTGTATTCGCAGCTATGTTTGTGATGTCTGCTTTTAGCGTAGGAGCGATTTATTCGACTTTAAGCTCAGCAATGCCAGGAAATCCTTTGTTGAAATTAGGGCCAACTGTACTCACTGTCTTTTATTTATTAATAGGGCTTTTGCAGTTTTACCCTAGCTTTTTACTTTATAAATTCTCTACTTCGGCCAATAAAGCAGTTTTATTTGCTGATCAGCCAAGCTTGGGCGAAGCCATAAGCAAGCTGAAATCATTCTTTAAATTCTGGGGGGTGCTGACTATTGCACTGATCGCAATGTACATACTGATGATTATTATGGTTGTCGCTTTTGCAGGACAAGCACCGGCTTAA
- a CDS encoding DUF6443 domain-containing protein: MNRTFLYQLLGIYALLMLLPGLSSQVMAQSSDQNYIQTAKVRTSGLTTEAAVNTAMGNKSNAQVTIQYLDGLGRPMQVVQRQGSPLGKDMIQPIAYDTLGREVKQYLPYVSGVSSGIYQPGALTDQQTFYNSPPTGVVGIVSGSGQVAYSETKFEASPLNRLQQQGFPGADWKIGGTHTRKQGYGFNAASDVRLWKITDTGAVGTGYFPKARLYTDTLTDENGNKNITYTDFEGKVLLKRVQDNSGYLSTYYVYDELSNLRYVLPPGFTATVFSESNAAFDRYIYAYHYNGKRQVVEKKIPARGWEFMVYNKLYQLVMSQTATQRAKSPQEWTIFKFDELGRPGISGIYVHAGSAANTSYRTVQQAAVDANSNLWETSILTGTGYTSNTYPTSWSTTLSINYYDNYNFPGGATYSYGAASTMTNGLLTGTKVNVLGTSNLLLSLNFYNNKGQLEKYFSQHYLGVTVSNGNYDEVSNTYLFSGELASSTRKHFAGGSQVVQIAMRYLYDHMGRKTKTYQQMDANTEVLLSEVAYNELGQVYTKSLHNGLQTTTFSYNSRGWLTGSSAPLFALQLKYNDGSIPRYNGDITEQKWGTPGSLGKSYTYSYDKLGRLTDGVSGTGNHEKEISYDVMGNILSLKRDAAVQNYTYTGNRLSSVSSGITRSYTYDSNGNALTDGTSTITYNFLDLPVTVISGGITTTYTYDATGNKLRKVTGLAVTEYIAGIQYAGSAIDFIQTEEGLVRKSGSNYLYQYDLKDHLGNSRLSFDIFNNAPREVQHDDYYPFGKAFNSWTFGQRNNYLYNGKELQGEWGRYDYGARFYDPLTGRWDVVDPMAENFDHVSPYNYGMNNPVLMTDPDGMDVDTSKKVLPLSPVKPIQLKEVVIKSGNHKGMVAYTVTPLFGEGSFIAYRLPEATRLAGQAAINSTFTTFTPLGRAISVVDNLLNLAHSMRMANKTIDDLKKGGKSEGHTGNGTEIINRDGGIQQADKDFDDIVEPGSERPNKSIPGGRIGKTQDGKTVNVRNKSLDGRPTLEVYNPNARKIETKFRY; this comes from the coding sequence ATGAACAGAACTTTTCTATATCAATTATTAGGAATTTATGCACTGCTGATGCTTTTGCCTGGTTTGTCCAGTCAGGTGATGGCACAATCTTCAGATCAAAATTATATTCAGACCGCTAAGGTGCGTACGAGTGGTTTAACTACAGAGGCAGCAGTTAATACTGCTATGGGCAATAAAAGTAATGCACAGGTCACGATCCAGTATCTGGATGGTCTGGGCAGGCCGATGCAGGTGGTGCAGCGGCAAGGTAGTCCGCTTGGTAAGGATATGATCCAGCCCATCGCCTATGATACCCTTGGACGCGAGGTCAAACAATATTTGCCTTATGTCTCTGGCGTAAGCAGCGGGATTTACCAGCCGGGCGCGCTGACCGATCAGCAGACGTTTTACAATAGCCCGCCTACCGGTGTAGTGGGTATTGTTAGTGGCTCCGGACAGGTGGCTTACTCAGAAACCAAATTTGAAGCCTCTCCGCTGAATAGGCTACAACAGCAGGGATTTCCCGGAGCGGACTGGAAAATTGGAGGTACTCATACCAGGAAGCAGGGTTATGGATTTAATGCAGCCAGTGATGTGAGGTTATGGAAGATAACAGATACCGGCGCTGTGGGGACGGGGTATTTCCCTAAAGCAAGGTTGTATACAGATACCCTGACAGATGAAAATGGGAACAAGAATATCACCTATACTGACTTTGAGGGGAAAGTCCTTTTAAAAAGGGTTCAGGATAACAGTGGTTACCTGAGCACTTATTATGTGTATGATGAACTCAGCAACCTGAGGTATGTCCTTCCTCCGGGCTTCACGGCCACCGTGTTTTCCGAGAGCAATGCAGCATTTGACCGGTATATCTATGCTTACCATTACAATGGCAAAAGACAGGTTGTCGAGAAGAAAATCCCGGCAAGGGGCTGGGAGTTTATGGTTTACAATAAACTCTATCAACTGGTGATGTCCCAGACCGCTACCCAGCGCGCTAAGTCGCCCCAGGAATGGACAATTTTTAAGTTCGATGAACTTGGCCGCCCGGGAATAAGCGGGATTTATGTCCATGCAGGCAGTGCGGCTAATACCAGTTACAGAACGGTTCAGCAGGCAGCTGTGGATGCCAATAGCAATTTATGGGAAACCAGTATACTGACTGGTACAGGGTATACTTCCAATACTTACCCGACAAGTTGGAGCACGACCTTAAGCATCAATTATTATGACAATTACAATTTCCCGGGTGGAGCGACTTATAGTTATGGTGCGGCCAGCACGATGACCAATGGGCTTTTGACAGGGACTAAAGTAAATGTACTGGGTACCTCAAACCTGCTGTTAAGTCTCAATTTTTATAATAATAAAGGACAGCTGGAGAAATACTTTAGCCAGCATTACCTGGGGGTTACGGTGAGTAATGGCAATTACGACGAGGTCAGCAATACCTACCTGTTTAGCGGGGAGCTGGCCAGCAGTACCCGGAAACATTTTGCAGGGGGTAGCCAGGTCGTACAAATCGCCATGCGTTATCTCTATGATCACATGGGACGTAAAACGAAAACGTACCAGCAAATGGATGCCAATACCGAAGTTTTGCTTTCCGAAGTGGCTTACAATGAGCTCGGTCAGGTTTATACCAAAAGTCTGCACAATGGTTTGCAGACCACGACATTCAGCTACAACAGCCGGGGTTGGTTAACCGGCAGTTCGGCTCCGCTTTTTGCCCTGCAGCTCAAATACAATGATGGCAGCATACCACGCTACAATGGTGACATTACCGAACAAAAGTGGGGAACGCCGGGAAGCCTGGGCAAGTCTTATACCTATAGCTATGATAAACTTGGCCGGCTGACCGATGGGGTTTCAGGAACCGGGAACCATGAAAAGGAAATCAGTTATGATGTGATGGGCAATATCCTGTCACTCAAAAGGGATGCAGCGGTACAGAACTACACTTATACCGGTAACCGGTTAAGCAGTGTCAGTAGTGGTATCACCCGTTCGTACACCTATGATAGCAATGGAAATGCATTAACTGATGGGACCAGCACAATCACTTATAACTTCCTGGATCTTCCTGTGACTGTGATCAGTGGAGGGATAACCACTACTTATACCTATGATGCAACTGGGAATAAATTAAGAAAAGTCACTGGATTGGCAGTCACTGAATATATTGCCGGGATACAATACGCAGGAAGCGCCATTGATTTTATACAAACTGAAGAGGGACTGGTCAGAAAAAGCGGATCAAATTATTTGTATCAATACGATTTAAAAGATCATCTGGGCAATAGCAGGTTGTCATTTGACATTTTTAACAATGCGCCACGTGAAGTACAGCATGATGATTATTATCCTTTTGGCAAAGCGTTTAACAGCTGGACGTTTGGTCAACGAAATAATTATCTTTATAATGGTAAGGAATTACAGGGAGAATGGGGAAGATACGATTACGGAGCAAGGTTCTATGACCCCCTGACCGGTAGGTGGGATGTGGTAGATCCGATGGCGGAGAATTTCGATCACGTATCACCATATAACTACGGCATGAACAACCCGGTTTTGATGACAGACCCGGATGGTATGGATGTCGATACAAGTAAGAAAGTACTTCCACTTTCGCCAGTAAAACCAATACAATTAAAAGAGGTTGTTATAAAATCAGGTAATCATAAAGGAATGGTTGCCTATACTGTAACACCATTATTTGGTGAAGGGTCGTTTATAGCTTATCGCTTGCCTGAGGCTACAAGACTAGCTGGCCAAGCAGCAATAAATTCTACTTTTACAACCTTTACTCCACTAGGAAGGGCAATAAGTGTAGTTGACAATTTGTTGAATCTTGCTCATAGTATGAGAATGGCCAACAAAACTATTGATGACCTAAAGAAAGGTGGAAAATCTGAAGGACATACTGGAAATGGTACAGAAATAATTAATAGAGATGGTGGAATACAACAAGCTGATAAAGACTTTGATGATATTGTTGAGCCTGGTTCTGAACGGCCTAATAAATCAATTCCAGGAGGAAGAATAGGCAAAACACAAGATGGAAAAACAGTTAATGTTAGAAATAAAAGCTTAGACGGTAGACCAACTTTAGAAGTGTATAACCCTAATGCTAGAAAAATTGAAACAAAATTTAGATATTAA
- a CDS encoding YgaP-like transmembrane domain, protein MEAPKTHLKLRSGKFSIEKHDYSNVGLTERFVSVFAGAILLSKSLSNPFRPRFLYGAYLTYRGFTGHCLFYEQLGIDASRPQAINVRGEFVIDRPAAEVYSYWRNLKNLPGSLNYLMDVKMIDEHLSMWKSKVLGNLIPVDWKAEIVKDEPGHLIGWKSTADSVLRHVGRVEFEETPDGLGTVLKIVISYHPPAGGLGIGVARLLNPYLEHLLTKEIKTFKHQVELPV, encoded by the coding sequence ATGGAAGCGCCAAAGACACATCTTAAATTACGTTCTGGTAAATTCTCAATTGAAAAACATGACTATTCAAATGTAGGCTTAACGGAACGTTTTGTCTCTGTATTTGCTGGAGCGATCTTATTAAGCAAGAGTCTGAGCAATCCTTTCAGGCCAAGATTTTTGTATGGCGCATATCTTACTTACAGAGGGTTTACCGGGCATTGTTTGTTTTATGAGCAATTGGGTATCGATGCCAGCAGGCCACAAGCCATTAATGTACGTGGTGAATTTGTAATCGACAGACCTGCTGCTGAAGTATACAGTTACTGGAGAAACCTGAAAAATCTGCCGGGAAGTTTGAATTACCTGATGGACGTGAAGATGATCGATGAACATTTATCAATGTGGAAAAGCAAGGTGCTGGGCAATTTAATCCCGGTTGACTGGAAGGCAGAAATTGTAAAAGATGAACCCGGACATTTGATTGGCTGGAAATCAACTGCTGATTCTGTATTGCGTCATGTAGGAAGAGTAGAGTTTGAAGAAACTCCGGATGGCCTGGGCACTGTGCTTAAGATTGTTATTTCTTACCACCCACCTGCAGGAGGGCTTGGAATAGGTGTTGCCAGGTTATTAAATCCTTACTTAGAGCATTTGCTGACGAAGGAGATTAAAACTTTCAAACACCAGGTAGAATTACCTGTATAA
- a CDS encoding DUF1493 family protein, whose amino-acid sequence MDKDILYIFLIKQAGVTIEELSDEALLEDDLGISGDDAFELIVAFGKEFNVDVSNFMVADYFSGEGDFILSAIINFFIGRKEKKRLELRIKHLEKAMIAGRLDEQVINS is encoded by the coding sequence ATGGACAAAGACATTCTTTATATCTTTTTAATAAAACAGGCTGGTGTAACCATAGAAGAATTATCGGATGAAGCTTTATTAGAAGATGATCTGGGTATCTCTGGTGATGATGCATTTGAACTTATCGTTGCGTTTGGCAAAGAATTTAACGTCGATGTGTCAAATTTTATGGTAGCAGATTATTTTAGTGGAGAAGGAGATTTTATTCTGTCAGCTATCATCAATTTCTTCATAGGAAGGAAAGAAAAAAAACGTCTGGAATTAAGAATAAAACATCTTGAAAAAGCGATGATTGCAGGTCGTCTTGATGAACAAGTAATAAACTCTTAG
- the ychF gene encoding redox-regulated ATPase YchF, producing the protein MALQCGIVGLPNVGKSTLFNCLSNAKAQAANFPFCTIEPNIGIITVPDERLNKLAELVKPNRVVPNTIEIVDIAGLVKGASKGEGLGNQFLGNIRATNAIIHVLRCFDDGNVIHVDGSVDPIRDKEIIDTELQLKDLDTVEKRIQKVEKLAKTDKEAKKTFEILSVIKPHLESGQSVRSAALTEEDFDFIQDLGLLTQKPVMYVCNVDENSVINGNAYVDLVKEKVKGENAEVLIISAKIESEIAELESYEERQEFLSDLGLTESGVNKLILAAYRLLNLYTYFTSGVQEVRAWTITKGFTAPQAAGVIHTDFEKGFIRAEVIKYNDFITLGSENACKDAGKLGVEGKTYVVEDGDIMHFRFNV; encoded by the coding sequence ATGGCATTACAATGTGGGATAGTTGGTTTACCAAATGTTGGAAAATCCACCTTATTTAACTGTTTATCAAACGCAAAAGCTCAGGCTGCAAATTTTCCTTTCTGTACAATCGAACCTAATATTGGTATCATTACGGTTCCTGATGAGCGTTTAAACAAGCTCGCTGAGCTGGTAAAACCAAATCGCGTAGTTCCGAATACAATAGAAATTGTTGACATCGCTGGTTTGGTAAAAGGTGCATCCAAAGGTGAAGGATTGGGAAACCAGTTTTTAGGAAACATCAGAGCTACTAACGCGATCATTCACGTTCTTCGTTGTTTTGACGATGGAAATGTAATCCATGTGGATGGTTCTGTTGATCCTATCCGTGATAAAGAAATTATCGATACTGAATTACAGCTTAAGGATTTGGATACGGTAGAAAAACGTATTCAGAAAGTTGAGAAACTGGCTAAAACAGATAAAGAAGCTAAAAAGACTTTCGAAATCCTAAGTGTGATCAAGCCTCATCTGGAAAGCGGACAATCTGTTCGTTCGGCAGCTTTGACTGAAGAAGATTTCGACTTTATCCAGGATTTAGGTCTGTTAACACAGAAACCTGTCATGTATGTTTGTAATGTAGATGAGAATTCTGTAATTAATGGAAATGCCTATGTTGACTTGGTAAAGGAAAAGGTGAAAGGCGAAAACGCAGAAGTATTGATTATCTCTGCTAAAATTGAATCTGAAATTGCTGAACTGGAAAGCTATGAAGAACGTCAGGAGTTTTTATCTGATTTAGGATTAACTGAATCTGGTGTAAATAAACTGATCCTTGCGGCTTACCGTTTACTGAATTTATATACTTATTTCACTTCAGGTGTTCAGGAAGTAAGAGCCTGGACAATTACTAAAGGTTTTACTGCGCCTCAGGCTGCTGGTGTAATCCACACAGATTTTGAAAAAGGGTTTATCCGTGCTGAGGTAATTAAATATAATGACTTCATTACTTTAGGATCAGAAAATGCTTGTAAGGATGCTGGAAAACTTGGTGTTGAAGGTAAAACTTATGTAGTTGAGGATGGTGATATTATGCACTTCCGTTTCAACGTATAA
- a CDS encoding efflux RND transporter permease subunit yields the protein MNKFIKTIIGFSLKNKVFIFFATLVMIVAGYLSFKHTTIEAFPDVTNTNVTIITQWPGRSAEEVEKFVTRPLEIAMNPTEKRTSIRSSSLFGLSIVKITFEDDVDYAFARVQVNNHIAEADIPAGVNPEVEPPYGPTGEIFRYTLKSDKKSIRELKTLQDWVVERELLSVPGIADVVSFGGEVKTYQITVDPQKSIQYGVTAAELFEAVSKSNINVGGDVINQGGQAYVVRGIGVLNNIDEINNVIVDNVNGTPVYVKTIADVTESALPRLGQVGRDNDPDVVEGIVVMRKGENPSEVLTRLKEKIKDINDNILPPDVKINTFYDRENLVNFAIHTVMHNMMEGIIFVTVIVFLFMADWRTTLIVSIIIPLALLFAFICLKLKGMSANLLSMGAIDFGIIIDGAVVMVEGIFVALDHRAQATGMQKFNGLSKLGIIKRACLENGKGIFFAKLIIITGLLPIFTFEKVEGKMFSPLAWTLSFALLGALILTFTLVPALASVLLNKNVKEKHNFFLRAITNGTIRFYNACFKARKLVFGISLVILILGLFSFKFLGTEFLPSLDEGSIYVRASAPLSISLDETKKLSNEIRKIFLHFDEVKQVVSQTGRPNDGTDATGFYNMEFLVDIYPKDEWKRKESKEQLIERMQERLKGYPGISLNFSQPISDNVEEAVSGVKGSIVVKMFGNDFGFIEKQEEKIENILKTVKGIQDLGILRNLGQPELQINLNQTKMALYGIRAEDANAVIEMAIGGKAATQIYEGERKFQLRIRYPDSFRQNEESIGNLRIQSLSGAKVPLSEISTIKKVTGPSIIYRDKHQRYGAIKFSIRGRDMGSTIAEAQAKVNAAIKLPKEYKLQWAGDFENQQRATARLSQAVPISLLLIFFILFVLFGNIKDSLLVLNNVPFAMVGGVLALLASGVNFNISAGIGFIALFGICVQNGVILLTKFKSNIAELKYHPTWSFPDALKDGIATRLRPVIMTAMMAAIGLMPAALSTGIGSEASKPLAIVVIGGLITNTLFSLFVYPIVFYWAYHKKARHLTDTRDTAGVAHH from the coding sequence ATGAATAAATTCATTAAGACGATCATAGGTTTTTCCCTAAAAAATAAGGTCTTCATTTTCTTTGCTACCCTGGTGATGATCGTGGCTGGTTATCTGAGCTTTAAGCACACCACCATCGAGGCTTTTCCAGATGTAACCAATACGAATGTTACGATCATTACACAATGGCCGGGCCGTAGTGCTGAAGAGGTAGAAAAGTTTGTAACCAGACCACTTGAAATAGCGATGAACCCGACCGAAAAAAGAACCAGTATCCGTTCTTCTTCACTATTCGGTTTATCTATCGTTAAAATAACATTTGAAGATGATGTAGATTATGCCTTTGCGAGAGTTCAGGTTAACAATCACATTGCCGAAGCAGATATCCCGGCAGGTGTAAATCCTGAAGTTGAGCCTCCTTATGGGCCAACGGGTGAGATTTTCCGTTATACTTTAAAAAGCGACAAAAAATCAATCCGGGAATTAAAAACATTGCAGGATTGGGTAGTGGAGAGAGAATTGCTTTCTGTACCCGGCATCGCCGATGTGGTGAGTTTTGGTGGAGAGGTTAAAACCTACCAGATTACTGTTGATCCGCAAAAATCTATACAATATGGCGTAACCGCAGCTGAACTTTTTGAGGCGGTATCCAAAAGTAATATCAACGTGGGTGGTGATGTGATCAACCAGGGCGGTCAGGCTTATGTAGTTCGTGGAATTGGCGTACTCAATAATATTGATGAAATCAATAATGTAATTGTAGACAATGTAAACGGAACACCAGTTTATGTAAAAACCATTGCCGACGTCACAGAGAGTGCTTTGCCAAGATTGGGGCAAGTAGGCCGCGACAATGACCCCGATGTCGTTGAAGGGATTGTAGTGATGCGTAAAGGCGAAAACCCGAGCGAGGTCCTGACCCGGTTAAAAGAGAAGATTAAAGATATCAATGATAATATCCTGCCGCCGGATGTGAAGATCAATACTTTCTATGATAGAGAGAACCTGGTGAATTTCGCAATCCATACCGTAATGCACAATATGATGGAGGGAATTATCTTCGTTACCGTTATTGTGTTCTTATTTATGGCAGACTGGCGGACTACGCTGATTGTGTCTATCATCATTCCACTGGCTTTACTATTCGCCTTTATTTGTTTGAAATTAAAGGGAATGTCTGCCAACTTATTGTCGATGGGGGCGATTGACTTCGGTATTATTATAGACGGGGCCGTGGTCATGGTCGAGGGGATTTTTGTTGCCCTTGATCACCGTGCACAGGCTACCGGAATGCAAAAATTCAATGGTCTGAGTAAACTCGGGATCATTAAAAGAGCTTGTTTAGAGAATGGTAAAGGTATATTCTTTGCCAAACTAATTATCATTACAGGGTTACTACCTATTTTTACCTTTGAGAAAGTTGAGGGGAAAATGTTCTCACCATTGGCATGGACGTTAAGTTTTGCCTTACTGGGTGCATTGATCCTCACTTTTACTCTGGTACCTGCACTGGCAAGTGTCCTGTTAAATAAAAATGTAAAAGAGAAACACAACTTCTTTCTGCGTGCCATTACCAACGGAACAATCCGGTTTTATAATGCTTGTTTCAAAGCGAGAAAACTGGTGTTCGGGATCTCACTGGTGATCCTGATCTTAGGCTTATTCAGTTTCAAATTCCTGGGTACAGAGTTTTTACCATCGCTTGATGAAGGTTCTATTTATGTCCGTGCAAGTGCACCACTAAGTATATCCTTAGATGAAACTAAAAAGCTATCTAATGAGATCCGCAAAATCTTCCTTCACTTTGACGAGGTTAAACAAGTGGTATCTCAGACCGGAAGACCTAATGATGGAACAGATGCGACAGGTTTTTATAATATGGAATTCCTGGTTGACATTTATCCGAAGGATGAATGGAAGCGCAAAGAGAGTAAAGAGCAACTGATTGAGCGCATGCAAGAGCGGTTAAAAGGTTATCCGGGGATTAGTCTTAACTTTTCTCAGCCAATCTCTGACAACGTAGAAGAAGCAGTATCAGGAGTAAAAGGATCGATTGTAGTCAAAATGTTCGGGAATGACTTTGGTTTCATCGAGAAACAGGAGGAAAAGATCGAGAACATCCTGAAAACAGTTAAAGGCATCCAGGATTTAGGGATTTTAAGAAACTTAGGACAACCTGAATTACAGATTAACCTGAATCAGACAAAAATGGCCTTGTATGGAATAAGGGCAGAAGATGCAAATGCTGTTATTGAAATGGCGATTGGCGGAAAAGCAGCGACCCAGATCTATGAAGGTGAACGCAAGTTTCAACTGAGGATCAGGTATCCGGATTCTTTCAGGCAAAATGAGGAATCTATTGGTAACCTGAGAATACAAAGTCTTTCGGGTGCAAAAGTACCATTGAGTGAAATTTCCACGATTAAAAAAGTAACCGGACCAAGTATTATATACCGTGATAAACACCAGCGGTATGGTGCGATTAAATTCTCGATCAGAGGAAGAGATATGGGAAGTACCATTGCAGAAGCACAAGCGAAAGTAAATGCAGCAATCAAATTACCTAAAGAATATAAACTGCAATGGGCAGGGGATTTTGAAAATCAGCAGCGTGCAACAGCGAGGTTATCTCAGGCTGTTCCAATCAGTTTATTGCTGATCTTCTTTATCCTGTTTGTCTTATTCGGGAATATTAAAGATTCATTGCTGGTCCTGAATAATGTTCCTTTTGCCATGGTCGGCGGTGTCTTGGCCTTGCTGGCATCTGGTGTCAATTTTAACATCTCGGCAGGTATTGGTTTTATAGCCTTATTCGGGATCTGCGTACAGAACGGGGTAATTTTACTGACCAAATTCAAGTCAAACATAGCAGAACTGAAGTACCACCCTACTTGGTCATTTCCAGATGCTTTGAAGGATGGTATTGCGACCAGGCTGCGTCCGGTAATTATGACCGCTATGATGGCAGCAATTGGCCTTATGCCTGCTGCATTGTCAACCGGAATTGGTTCTGAAGCTTCAAAACCTCTGGCAATTGTGGTGATCGGAGGTCTGATTACGAATACCTTATTTAGTTTATTTGTATACCCAATTGTATTTTATTGGGCTTATCATAAAAAAGCCAGACACCTGACAGACACCAGGGATACGGCAGGAGTAGCGCATCATTAA